The DNA sequence TTCTTCCAAGAATGACTCATTCAGAATACGGGTTGCGTCATAGCCATCCTGATGAGCAACAAAGTGGAACTCATTATCAGCGACTGTATCTGTACGATAACTTGTATCAAGGGAACGGGCATTGAACTTCGCGATTTGCTCAATATGCTCTTGTGTCCAGTCCTCTTTGACAAGCATCTCTTTATCGATCAACCGGTATGACTTACCAAGGTCAAGTGCATAGAAGATTCGTGTCTCGGCTGTATGCTCTGTTGTTACGAGCTTGGCACCAGACTTTGTTTCAGTCGGAAAAGAAGTTGCACGAATTACCGGGAAAATATGTTTTTCCATCCCCGTCAGTTCATGTTCCTCATTCATGATGCGCAAAGCTTCTGTAACATGCTCCACAAGTTCATCGATTGCCATTTCGCCTCGTTCATTATACTTGGCAATGACACTTGGCAATTTAATGGACATGCCCTTATGTGTTTCTTTCCATTCAACGCGGTAAGTGTCCTGGTCACGATTGTAGGAACGGTGGTAATTCTCATGATCCAAGCGCTCGTCAAGGATCTTTTTCATTTTAAGGCTCGTCATTCTCATCTGTTAGAAACCTCCTGGCTGAACTTGTCTTTAGCCTTCCAGTCCGTCAAGAAATTCTTCAATTTCTTCTTTTGTCTTTCTTTGTTTCGAAACAAAGCGTCCTGCTTCCTTGCCTCCACGATAAGCGATAAAGCTTGGAATACCGAAGATATCATTCTCTTGGCAGATTTCAATGAAGTCATCGCGGTCAACATATACAAATGTGTATTCCGGGTAGTCTACTTCAATTGCCGGCAGTTCTGGTTCGATGATACGGCAATCCGGGCACCAATCTGCAGAAAATAGGAATACGACGTCTTCTTTTGCAATTAGTTCGTTATATTGTTCTTTCGTTTCAAGTTTTTGCATTTCTTGTTTCCCCCATAACTGTTTTATTGTTATTATTTCCAAAGGTTTTGTATCCTTTTCCATTCTACATGAATTCGTGCTCTTTTTCCTCTTTTCGTGACTGAAGAGTTCAAAAGCTGAATCATTGTCCGAATCCAGAAAATTGGATACAATGGCACTATACATATTTGGGAGGGATTAGATAATGGAATTGACAGTATACCTTGCTGGTGAAATCCATACTGACTGGAGAGACGAAATCAAGAATAAGGCAAAGGAAAAGAACTTGCCGCTATCTTTCGTATCACCGCAATTGAACCATGACCGTTCTGATAGCGTTGGAGAAGATATCCTCGGTGAACAGCCTGGTAAGTATTACCGAGATGAAGCTGCATCAAGCATTAATAACTTGCGTACACAGATTATGATGCAAAAAGCAGATGTTGTTATCGCGCTATTCGGAGAAGAATACAAGCAGTGGAATACAGCGATGGATGCAAGTGCTGCTGTAGCTATGAACAAGCCGCTTATTCTCATTCGTCCTGAAAAGTTCATCCATCCATTAAAAGAGCTTTCCAACCGCGCCAATGTAACAGTTTCAACTGTTGATCAGGCACTGGAAGTACTAGCTTACATTTATGAGTAATTCAATAAAACAACGCGCATCTTCTTTAAGAATGCGCGTTGTTTTATTATTTCTCTTGTGAGAATTCAAGCTGGCCGCGTAGAAGTATTAAGACATGCTCGAACATAGCTTTACGGGAAACCCTATTTTTTGTAAAAATGCCGATTGCCCCTTCATTGCTGCGAACGTCCTTCTTATGTGCAAAGCGCTCCATCACATCGCCCAGTTCTTCGCCTTGTTCAAGAGCCGTCTTAATTTCCTCAGGCAAAGGAATGCGGGCACCGCTCGCTGTAAATATGCGTCCATCAGGCAATGCAAGCGCACCCCAATTGCAAAGATACATTGTATCTCCGATCAGCATGACACCACCTTCTAGGCCAATGCCAATCTGCGTACCATTTTCAGCGCAACGTCTCGCTCTGTTGACAGCTCCCTGTTTCGTTTCCTCATCTGTAAAAGGCTGAGCCGAAACATCAGAGGGTACTGATATCCCGCTAACATGTGCTTCCTCAAATATAGCCTTCACTGCTTCAACCTTGGCTGGATTTTTTGAACCAATTAATATATTCATATTGAAAATTACGCCTTTCGCAGTTGCTCAATCACATTATTGTCAGTCGTACGAACAAGTTGAGTGAGTAATTCTTTAGCAGCTGCGTAATCATCTACATGAATGATGGAACCTGACGTATGGATATAGCGTGAACAAATTCCAATCACAGCTGAAGGTACCCCATTGTTCGAAAGGTGGACACTTCCTGCATCCGTCCCGCCCTGAGAAATGAAATACTGATATGGAATATTATGAGTCTCTGCAGTATCAAGAATGAATTCACGAATTCCTCTATGTGTAATCATCGTCCTGTCAAATATTCTGAGCAAGGCACCTTTCCCAAGATGGCCAAATTCTTTTTCACTGCCTGTCATATCGTTTGCAGGACTTGCATCAAGACCATAGAAAATATCTGGCTTGATCATATTTGCTGCAGCCTTAGCACCGCGCAAACCAACTTCTTCTTGTACTGTGGCGCCACAATACAATTCATTCGGCAATTTTTCATCGGCGACTTCCTTCATTAGTTCGATTGCAAGTCCGCAGCCGTAGCGATTATCCCAAGCCTTAGCAAGAATTTTCTTCTCATTGGCCATCGGAGTGAATTCGCAAACAGGCAAAATCGACTGTCCCGGCTTGATTCCGATACTAAGGGCATCTTCCCTGTCATCCGCTCCGATATCAATGAGCATATTTTTAATCTCCATCGGCTTCTGTCGCTGAGCATCAGTAAGTAAATGAGGCGGTATTGAACCGATTACACCGATTACAGGGCCTTTCTCTGTTAGAATCTGCACACGTTGTGCAAGAAGAACTTGATTCCACCATCCACCAAGAGGCTGGAAGCGAATCATCCCTGTATCGGTAATTTGTGTGACCATGAAACCGACTTCATCCATATGCCCTGCTACGAGCACCTTTGGTCCGTTACCTTTTTTCACACCGAAAATACCGCCCAAATTATCACGGATCATTTCATCAGCATATTTAGAAAGCTCTTGTTCCATATAATTGCGAACAAGACCTTCATCTCCCGGTGCTCCCGGAAGCTCTGTCAATGCCCTGAACATCTCTAACGTTTCATTGTTCATGTGAATCCCTGCTTTCGAGTTTGAAAGTATTAAAAAGCTTCTCACGTCCAGTATATCGAAAAGGACTACACTTTTGCCAACAATCGAGAAGGGCGAAAAAGTGATCAACACTCATATCATTTCCTATCGTCGCATATTTCTTGTATACTTGCTGGCAAAGAAATCATTAATTCACAAAGGTGCCGATTGAATAGTTGGAAAAAGGGAATAGCTAACAAGTAGCATTCGAATGAAAAAGAGGTGAGTGTCATGAAGAAGACGAATATGATCATCGCCGCAGGTGTCGGTTTCGCAGCTGGTTATCTGGCAAAGCAGCAAGTAGATACAATGCAAAAAATGACACCGGAGAAGGCATTGAAACAAGCTAAGGAAGCATTCAAAAAAGAAGGCCCCATCAATGGCTCGTGGATTTATATGAAACCCGAACAGTTTGAGAAGAACGGCCTGCTTTATGAAGCATATCGTGGCGGTGTGACGCGGAATATTGATGGAAAAAACATTCAATATGAATTCCATCTCGATGCGGATACTGGCGCCATTATCGAATCCCGCGAAGCGTAACGAAAAACCGCCGCACAACAAGTGTACGGCGGCTTTTTTTATGATTGGAAAGATACTTGGCAACGATAGATTGGCTGTCCTTTGGCAGAGAATTTCTTCTCGTACTCTGTTTTCACATTCATCGGATCCTCATTCACATGCAGATCAAGTGAAACATCTTCTAACAGCATTCCATATTGGTTGTAGCTGACAAGGGAATACTCGAACAGTCCGCGGTTGTCTGTCTTCTGGACAAGTGTACCGCCTTCTATCAATATATCCTCGTATTGTTCAAGGAAAGTACGGTAAGTCAAACGGCGTTTCTCATGTCTAGACTTCGGCCAAGGATCTGAGAAATTCAGATAGATACCGGAGATTTCATTTTCAGCAAAGAAATCACGCAAGTCCTTTGCATTGTTGTTAAGCAAGATGACATTTGGAACTTCTTTTGCAAGCACTTTTTCTGCCGCAGTTACAATGACGCTCTTTGCGAGCTCCATTCCAATAAAGTTAATATCCGGGTGCTGTTCTGCCATACCGGCGATGAACTGACCTTTTCCAGTCCCAATCTCAAGATGGATAGGATGATCATTACCGAATATTTCCTTCCATTTTCCACGATGTTTTTCTGGGGCAGGAATAATCAAATCAGCATGCTCTGCGATGAAATCATCCGCCCAAGGTTTATTACGTTGTCTCATATTGTCATTCAACTCCGTATTATTGCATTTTATTTTTCAGTCCATTGGAAGTCAATTGGACAATTTGGCTGTTCAGCAGTCTAAGGTCACGAAGACGTTTCTCAAGTTCAAACTCATCATTTCGCTTACTGTGCCAAATGACATAACGCAGTGCATCTAGAAGCAAATACCAGAACATGCGCGGTATTAGTAATTTTTCGTCCGCAATACCGTATGCTTCCAACCACGAAGGCCATTGAGCAGGTGGGACGTATGTACGCAGCATGATGCCGATATCGGCAGCTGGATCAGCAATCATCGCGTTGTCCCAATCAATAAGATAAACTTGGTCAGTCACTGTCAAAATAAGATTGTGATGATTCAAGTCTCCGTGGCAAACAGCCATCTGTTGATCACAGACCGCTGGCAAAAATGATTCGAAGAACGTGAGTGCCTCTTTTACCCCAATGGGCCACTCTTTTCCAAATTGTTCAAAGAGCTCCTCTTCTAGCACCTTTTGGGCTTCCATCGGATTTAGCGGTTTCTTGCCAAGCCGCATGAGCATGTGCAGCAATTCCTGCGATCCATGAATTCTTCTCAGCAATTCAGCTACAGGCTTGCCTGCCATTTCCCCAGCAGTCAGTTCTCTTCCCTCAAGCCATTCCTGAGCTGTAATCACATCTCCATTTTCCATCCTTTTTGTCCAGACGAGCTTGGGCACGATGCCCTCCGCAGAAAGTACCGCTAAAAAAGGAGACGTATTTCGTTTCAGGAATAAACGCTTGCCGTCTTTTTCAGCGATATAAGCGTCTCCGGTCAAACCGCCCGCAGACTGAATTTCCCATCCGGTTCCGAGTATACGCTTCAGCCGGTTCACGATTCATTCCCCAAATCTATCAAAATTGCAGCAAAGCTGCTCAGTTTAAATCCACATTCAAAAAAAGCAAATATGTACTATAGTAAATGAATCCTGTCATTTTGGCAAGAAAAAGCAGCCATGATGTCGATTGATCGTCATCAAGACTGCTCTGCTTTCACCGTAATGTCCCTATCATCAGGAGCATTCATATAAGGTTTATCCTCTTCCCATTCCGGACGCTTAACCGCATTCGTTCGAGTCTGCCCCAACAATGCGGCTACAGACTTCAGTTGCAAGCTTTTCAAAGGTGTGTTCAGTTTCCGCTTTTCCTCAAACCATTCTGGGTACCGCAATTCATCGATGATATCGATCTGATATGGCTCTGTCGTGTAGATGATCTGATTTTTTTCAGCCAATATCGTTTTGCGAATTGGAAACTCGACTCCCTCAGCACTTAGAATACTTCTCACAACATGTTCAGTCCGTTTTAGTGAGATTGCTGGGTTGAGAATCATCTCGGACCTTTCTCCATCCTCGAGTGTCCACTTCCGTTCATCGCCCGCAATAATCCGTACACCGGGCTTTTTTTCGATGGAAGCGATGATTTCTATACCGAGCGGAGTAATCATAATGATCTCACATTCAATCGGAGCCTTGCGAATATTGAAAATGGGGTAATACATGATGAGAAAAGTATCCGGGAAACGTTGAAGGAAATACTTAAGTCTTCGGTCTCTTTCATAGGATCGCTTCACGAAAGAAACTTCCGTTACTGTTGAAGTAGCCCATTTCAACTGAATCGGAAACAGGTGATCCAAGAAGAAATGTTTTAGTTCAGTTTCCGACAATCTGGCCAGATTCCTCCCAAAAATCCTCTCCGTTTCCGGTTCTGGATTTTCGGCTTCCAAGTTGTCTTTCTTGCGACGAAACCACTTTTTGAAAAAGCTTTCTTCCTGTTCTGCCTGTGATATGGTTTCCTCCTGCATAACAGTTGCACTCTCAATGTCCCGCTCACGTTGAGCATGAAGCTGATCCCATTGCTCTCTTTTCAGCCTTATGAAGCGGGATGGATATTTATAAGGGTCCCATTCGTAGCGGGATATATAATCTTCGAGCTTAATCAACTGCGCCATGATGTTCCCCCCCTTTTAAATGAAACTTTGCAATCGGCACATATCTCGGGTTCTGCTGTGGTTCAATTCGGAATAGAACAGCTTTTTGTACTTCAAATTCCAAATGGTCACGCTTGGTCCTCTCTAGAATTTCATTAACAGGTGCTGTAGCTGAGAGAAACTTCTTACCAATCGTTACATGCGGATTATAAGTGCGTTTTTCAGGAG is a window from the Aciduricibacillus chroicocephali genome containing:
- a CDS encoding DUF1444 domain-containing protein produces the protein MRMTSLKMKKILDERLDHENYHRSYNRDQDTYRVEWKETHKGMSIKLPSVIAKYNERGEMAIDELVEHVTEALRIMNEEHELTGMEKHIFPVIRATSFPTETKSGAKLVTTEHTAETRIFYALDLGKSYRLIDKEMLVKEDWTQEHIEQIAKFNARSLDTSYRTDTVADNEFHFVAHQDGYDATRILNESFLEEMLANAQGELAVAVPHQDVLIFADIRNKAGYDILAQMTMKFFAEGRIPITSLPFIYENKTLEPVFILAKNRRTED
- the trmB gene encoding tRNA (guanosine(46)-N7)-methyltransferase TrmB; the encoded protein is MRQRNKPWADDFIAEHADLIIPAPEKHRGKWKEIFGNDHPIHLEIGTGKGQFIAGMAEQHPDINFIGMELAKSVIVTAAEKVLAKEVPNVILLNNNAKDLRDFFAENEISGIYLNFSDPWPKSRHEKRRLTYRTFLEQYEDILIEGGTLVQKTDNRGLFEYSLVSYNQYGMLLEDVSLDLHVNEDPMNVKTEYEKKFSAKGQPIYRCQVSFQS
- a CDS encoding M42 family metallopeptidase gives rise to the protein MNNETLEMFRALTELPGAPGDEGLVRNYMEQELSKYADEMIRDNLGGIFGVKKGNGPKVLVAGHMDEVGFMVTQITDTGMIRFQPLGGWWNQVLLAQRVQILTEKGPVIGVIGSIPPHLLTDAQRQKPMEIKNMLIDIGADDREDALSIGIKPGQSILPVCEFTPMANEKKILAKAWDNRYGCGLAIELMKEVADEKLPNELYCGATVQEEVGLRGAKAAANMIKPDIFYGLDASPANDMTGSEKEFGHLGKGALLRIFDRTMITHRGIREFILDTAETHNIPYQYFISQGGTDAGSVHLSNNGVPSAVIGICSRYIHTSGSIIHVDDYAAAKELLTQLVRTTDNNVIEQLRKA
- a CDS encoding YtoQ family protein, yielding MELTVYLAGEIHTDWRDEIKNKAKEKNLPLSFVSPQLNHDRSDSVGEDILGEQPGKYYRDEAASSINNLRTQIMMQKADVVIALFGEEYKQWNTAMDASAAVAMNKPLILIRPEKFIHPLKELSNRANVTVSTVDQALEVLAYIYE
- a CDS encoding NERD domain-containing protein, with the protein product MAQLIKLEDYISRYEWDPYKYPSRFIRLKREQWDQLHAQRERDIESATVMQEETISQAEQEESFFKKWFRRKKDNLEAENPEPETERIFGRNLARLSETELKHFFLDHLFPIQLKWATSTVTEVSFVKRSYERDRRLKYFLQRFPDTFLIMYYPIFNIRKAPIECEIIMITPLGIEIIASIEKKPGVRIIAGDERKWTLEDGERSEMILNPAISLKRTEHVVRSILSAEGVEFPIRKTILAEKNQIIYTTEPYQIDIIDELRYPEWFEEKRKLNTPLKSLQLKSVAALLGQTRTNAVKRPEWEEDKPYMNAPDDRDITVKAEQS
- a CDS encoding thioredoxin family protein, whose product is MQKLETKEQYNELIAKEDVVFLFSADWCPDCRIIEPELPAIEVDYPEYTFVYVDRDDFIEICQENDIFGIPSFIAYRGGKEAGRFVSKQRKTKEEIEEFLDGLEG
- a CDS encoding phosphotransferase family protein, yielding MKRILGTGWEIQSAGGLTGDAYIAEKDGKRLFLKRNTSPFLAVLSAEGIVPKLVWTKRMENGDVITAQEWLEGRELTAGEMAGKPVAELLRRIHGSQELLHMLMRLGKKPLNPMEAQKVLEEELFEQFGKEWPIGVKEALTFFESFLPAVCDQQMAVCHGDLNHHNLILTVTDQVYLIDWDNAMIADPAADIGIMLRTYVPPAQWPSWLEAYGIADEKLLIPRMFWYLLLDALRYVIWHSKRNDEFELEKRLRDLRLLNSQIVQLTSNGLKNKMQ
- a CDS encoding PepSY domain-containing protein; the protein is MKKTNMIIAAGVGFAAGYLAKQQVDTMQKMTPEKALKQAKEAFKKEGPINGSWIYMKPEQFEKNGLLYEAYRGGVTRNIDGKNIQYEFHLDADTGAIIESREA
- a CDS encoding DUF84 family protein, which produces MNILIGSKNPAKVEAVKAIFEEAHVSGISVPSDVSAQPFTDEETKQGAVNRARRCAENGTQIGIGLEGGVMLIGDTMYLCNWGALALPDGRIFTASGARIPLPEEIKTALEQGEELGDVMERFAHKKDVRSNEGAIGIFTKNRVSRKAMFEHVLILLRGQLEFSQEK